The proteins below are encoded in one region of Gopherus evgoodei ecotype Sinaloan lineage unplaced genomic scaffold, rGopEvg1_v1.p scaffold_38_arrow_ctg1, whole genome shotgun sequence:
- the LOC115642186 gene encoding uncharacterized protein LOC115642186: MDMYASPERPILASWLGSLPEDTIQEILEDAAKIDTTLLAPWQKFNALNTFLIPRIAFVLRGSAMAKVPLNKADNTIRQLVKQWLSLPQRASNELIYIAHRHGGANVPSMGDLCDITVVTHAFRLLTCPDAMVKNVAAVTLRTVIEKRIGRLPSVPDVATFLSGSLDSEFTRDGGDIASLWSRARNATRWLGKRLGCRWVWSEERQELGVLVPRIETEGNTIVSSRARGLLEKLLKAAVHGSTWTP; this comes from the exons ATGGACATGTATGCAAGCCCTGAG AGACCTATTTTAGCATCATGGCTTGGAAGCCTCCCTGAGGACACCATCCAGGAGATCCTAGAGGACGCTGCCAAGATCGACACAACCCTGCTGGCGCCGTGGCAGAAGTTTAACGCCCTCAACACtttcctgatcccccgcatcgCCTTCGTCTTGAGAGGTTCCGCCatggcaaaggtgcccctcaacaaggcagacaacaccATCCGGCAGCTGGTTAAGcagtggctgtccctgccccagagagccagcaatgAGCTCATATACATTGCCCACAGGCACGGTGGTGCCAACGTCCCCAGCATGGGTGACCTCTGCGACATAACGGTCGTCACGCACGCCTtccgcctcctgacgtgcccggacgcCATGGTAAAGAATGTCGCAGCGGTCACCCTACGCACTGTCATCGAGAAGCGAATTGGCAGGCTTCCCTCCGTCCCGGATGTAGCCACTTTCCTGAGCGGCTCCCTGGACAGCGAATTCACCCGGGACGGGGGCGACATCGCCTCGCTGTGGTCCCGCGCCCGCAACGCCACGCGCTGGCTGGGAAAACGACTGGGCTGCCGCTGGGTATGGAGCGAGGAAcgacaggagctgggagtcctggtgccgcGGATCGAGACGGAGGGCAACACCATCGTCAGCTCCAGAGCCAGAGGCCTGCTGGAGAAGTTACTGAAGGCCGCTGTCCATGGCTCTACGTGGACACCTTGA